From Prionailurus viverrinus isolate Anna chromosome B2, UM_Priviv_1.0, whole genome shotgun sequence, the proteins below share one genomic window:
- the ABT1 gene encoding activator of basal transcription 1, with product MEAEEVEKEAAEQEPPEARDQKPEAEEEQAESEEAACGGKKRVVPGIVYLGHLPPRFRPLHVRNLLSAYGEVGRVFFQPEDGFVRRKKKAAAASATGGKKRSKYSKDYTEGWVEFRDKRVAKRVAASLHNTPMGARRRSPFRYDLWNLKYLHRFTWSHLSEHLAFERQVRRQRLRAEVAQAKRETDFYLRSVERGQRFLAADGDSARPNGTWAFAQRPTEQELRARKAARPGGRERARLANVQDQARSNRGLLAKIFGAPPPSESVEEPSLARDS from the exons ATGGAGGccgaggaggtggagaaggaggcTGCGGAGCAGGAGCCCCCAGAAGCGAGAGACCAGAAACCAGAAGCGGAGGAGGAGCAGGCGGAATCCGAAGAGGCGGCTTGCGGCGGCAAGAAGCGGGTAGTGCCGGGTATTGTGTACTTGGGCCACCTCCCGCCCCGCTTTCGGCCTCTGCACGTACGGAACCTTCTCAGCGCCTATGGCGAGGTCGGGCGCGTTTTTTTCCAGCCGGAGG ACGGGTTCGTGAGGCGCAAGAAGAAGGCGGCGGCGGCCTCGGCCACGGGAGGGAAAAAGCGGTCCAAGTACAGCAAGGACTATACCGAGGGCTGGGTGGAGTTTCGGGACAAGCGAGTGGCCAAGCGCGTGGCGGCCAGTCTGCACAACACGCCCATGGGAGCCCGGCGGCGCAGCCCCTTCCGTTACGACCTGTGGAACCTCAAG TACCTGCACCGTTTCACGTGGTCCCACCTCAGCGAACATCTTGCCTTTGAGCGCCAGGTACGCAGGCAGCGCCTGAGGGCCGAGGTTGCCCAGGCCAAGCGTGAGACTGACTTCTACCTTCGAAGTGTGGAACGGGGACAGCGCTTCCTTGCTGCTGATGGGGACTCCGCCCGCCCGAATGGCACCTGGGCCTTTGCCCAGCGTCCTACTGAACAGGAGCTGAGAGCCCGGAAGGCAGCTCGGCCCGGGGGACGTGAACGGGCTCGCCTGGCTAACGTCCAGGACCAGGCTCGCTCCAACCGAGGGCTGCTTGCCAAGATCTTCGGAGCTCCACCACCTTCAGAGAGCGTGGAAGAACCCTCACTAGCCAGGGACtcatga